The proteins below come from a single Microtus ochrogaster isolate Prairie Vole_2 chromosome 8, MicOch1.0, whole genome shotgun sequence genomic window:
- the LOC101993135 gene encoding olfactory receptor 10T2-like: MGNHTTVTTFLLWGFSSFPELQNLLFAVILLSHVTILLANALIMSAIKLNHNLHTPMYFFLFALSFSETCTTMVILPRMLVDLQSESKAISLPECATQMFFFFGLGGNNCFILSAMSYDRYTAIHNPLHYPILMTQKICFQLIMASGVVGFAVSLCIVIIIFNLSFCNSNIIQHFFCDIEPVVSLACNYTFYQKVILLAFTAFVLVGSFVLIMVSYVFIVIVVVKMPSARGRYKTFSTCSSHFTVVFIHYGFACFVYLRPKNSDSFRDDTLLAMTYTILTPLLNPIIYSLRNKDMQTALRKDLGNIIKLFPKMINKRS; encoded by the coding sequence ATGGGCAATCACACCACAGTGACCACATTCCTTCTATGGGGATTTTCCAGTTTCCCAGAACTACAGAATCTACTCTTTGCTGTGATTCTCCTCTCCCATGTGACCATTCTCCTAGCAAATGCATTGATCATGTCAGCCATCAAGCTCAACCACAACCttcacactcccatgtactttttcctctttgctttgtcCTTTTCAGAAACCTGCACCACTATGGTGATCCTACCCCGAATGTTAGTGGACTTGCAATCAGAGAGCAAGGCCATTTCTCTCCCTGAGTGTGCCACacagatgtttttcttctttgggttgGGAGGCAACAACTGCTTTATCTTGTCTGCCATGTCCTATGACCGTTACACCGCCATCCACAACCCCCTGCATTATCCAATCCTGATGACTCAGAAGATCTGCTTCCAGCTCATCATGGCCTCTGGGGTGGTTGGCTTCGCAGTTTCTCTGTGCATTGTCATCATAATATTCAACTTGTCTTTTTGTAACTCCAACATCATTCAGCACTTTTTTTGTGATATCGAGCCTGTGGTCTCCCTTGCCTGTAATTACACATTTTATCAAAAAGTGATTCTCCTTGCATTCACTGCCTTTGTGTTGGTGGGCAGCTTTGTTTTGATCATGGTTTCTTATGTCTTCATTGTCATAGTAGTTGTGAAGATGCCCTCCGCCAGGGGGAGGTATAAGACCTTTTCAACTTGCTCCTCCCATTTCACTGTGGTTTTCATACACTAtgggtttgcttgttttgtctaTTTGAGACCCAAGAACAGCGACTCTTTCAGGGATGACACACTATTGGCAATGACATACACCATTCTGACACCTCTGCTCAACCCCATCATTTACAGTCTAAGGAACAAAGACATGCAGACAGCTCTGAGAAAGGACCTAGGCAACATAATCAA